GTGTGTCTAAATCAAACTTGAACATTATTTAGTGTGTTTGAATTGTATGTACATATTTCTACAAACAGGCTGTTGTATGAGTTGTGAGCCTGTTGAGGAAGAAAACAAGAAGCTGGGCTGATGATAATGTGCTAATTGCACTGTGACTGTACAGAATAAGTAGTCAAGATGCCTCCTTTTACAGGAGCCTCCATAATTTATctgcgatgatgatgatgatggtgctaTTTAATATTTGTAGAAACAGTGTATCGGTATATTTTCTTaatatattttgtatatttctTGCTGTAAAGGCATTATTATGATCTATATTCAGTATTTTTGAAGTGACATGATGGTACCATGATAGAACATTGTTGTGCAGCAGCATTATTCAAAGAAAGACCTGATCATAATTAGTTGAATGATATTTGCATTTAGGCATTTAGGTAATGCTCTTGTAACTGATTATAAAAACATCTTAAGGACTGTTTTGTGCCCATCAGCACACACTTTTATGAAGTGACTACTAGTAAAACATTTGCTGTTTGCAATATCGATGATTGAATCACTGATGGTGGAAACACACTCTACATGTTTTACATTGTTTTCCCTGTCAGAAAATAAAGACCAAAGTAGTTTCTACTTTTTTCTTCAAATGTCTTATTGTGGATTTGTAATGCTGCAACCAACTCAAAAAAGCAttgaaacattttattaatCTTTCAACATATAGCATGTGTCCAAAGTTACAGTTTTCCTTGAACTACTCTTCCTGGTACCACAGCTTGTGTTTGCCTGCATGTTTTCTTGCTTCCACGGTGTTCTTTAATGATGTCCGTACTTTGGTTGAAGCTTGTGTGTCGTTTCTGTTACTCAGCCGTCCATTGAATCCAGACTCTTTAACAGGCTTGTAAACAGACTGGTTCTTAAATGTCCTTTCACTGTTTCTTTCTCCAAACTTCAACAACTTGTTACTGCCCTCTCTTGGTCTGTGATTTGTGATAGCTGCTGCTCTATTATTGTTAGTGTTTGTCACCTGCTGGTAGAAGCCATCGTGCTTCCTCTTAGGCACAAACTTCAATGCCTCCTCCCATTTCCCTGTATCCTTGATGGTAAGCATGATGCGGATCATCTGGTCCAGAGTCAAATTTTTGCCTCCCGTTTCCCAATCAAGGAATTCATCCAGCGGTAAACGGGCTGTTGCCAGTCTCAGACGCTTGGCGTTAGCAAGAGACAAGCCTGAATGGACTGACCGGTCCACCAAGGCTCCAATGATGTAGACTTTGGAGTGGTCAAAGGTGCGGAGGACATTGGGGGAGTCTGCAGTTAGGTACACAAGTTGCTGTTGGGGAAACAGGTCTACATGTTGGTGGTGAGTGCTGGTGATGTGCAGGCGATCCCACGTCTCTGCACCGTATCGTTTGAGCAGCTCCTTCATGTAGGGACCATCTGGCTGCAGGTTGCAGAAGTGAAGATGGAAGGGCTCAGTGGCACGCCGGTTCCACCCTTCCACCTCCATCAGCTGGGACACTGTGTTCTCTATCTCTCGTCTAGCCATGCTGGAGTCATAGCTCATATCAAACACCAGGGGCTGACCAAATGTCATGGCCTGGGCACTCCTCCATGCCAGCAGCTTGTCAAGACTGCGGCTCCAGAACTGaaggaaaaatgtgtttttcaattGTCTCTGATCAtccccttcctcttcatcatctgtcTTCTTCAATGTTGCAGCTTCCCTTTCAGCCCTCTTCCGCTGCTGCTTATCCTTAAGGGCCAGTTTATGGCCCTCCTTTATAGCCAAGTACTTGAGGTACTTCTTCCTGGATGACTTGGTGGTGAGCTTTGACAGTTCTTGGAGCTGCTCTTCTCTAATCTCTTGAGGTACAAGCCTCCCAGCTTGCCGCCACATCACAACCAGATCCCTCATTGCCTCCAGTGGTGAAGAAGCGTGTTTAAAATCATCTCCTTGTTCTTTCTGGTTGTCACCATCACCACTTGTTTCCACTTTATCATTGACTTGTTTCTCTTCAAACGGAGCCTGAGATCTCATTATAGACTTCCATCTGTCCACATCTAATTTCTCTTCTTCCTCGGACttatctgtgtttgtctgcagaaCATCTTTCTTCACGGGGCTCCCAGTGCTGAAGGGACGAGGAAGGATGGAAACTGGATGATGGAAGGCGCTTTTAACCGGGAGTAAACTGCTGGCGTGTTTCATGCTGAGACAAGATGTCACAGAATGACTGCATTTCCAGTACACATTGAATCCTTGGGTAGTGAAGAACCGCAACATCGCCCTGAAGTATTCCAAACTGCGGTTTCCCccgaaaaacacaaaaactggcAAAAAAGAATAATCCGTCACTGGTGGACTGAAGCGGATTTCCTCTGTGTTACAGTATCATAACCACCATGCTACCCACAGCAAGCTTCGAATTGTGTTCACATGTTTCGATGTCCGGGATTGTCAAATATTGAGGGAAGGTCACGTTGTTACGTGGTGTTACACTATAATGTGTCGTAGTAAAAAAGCCACAACGTGACATTGCATTAAAAGTCTGttctaaaaaaacacatgaagcagAACAATCTAAAACAACATAGATTGTTTTAGATTGTTCAATCTAAACAATCTAAAACAACGTAAAATGTCTTTCATTGTATTTCTAGAATTTATTCTCAGAAGCGTTAAATTATGTCGTTTCCAGACGGAGAGTTTACGATGTAGCACAACAATGAGTTACGTAATTTCCTCTTCATAGTAAAACACGAGAAGCTAACCTGTTAGCCTCGAAAATGAGTTTGTTTTTGCCTAAATTAAAGTGCAAAAAAGACATAGATGAAGTTATTAAAAGCGTGGCAGAGAAGGTCGTAGTTTTGAGGTTCGGCAGAGATGAAGACTCAGTTTGTCTACAGCTGGATGAGATTGTGAGCAGCATCCTTTTTCTAATGACTAAAAATACGTGCTATGATATGCGTCCATTAATCTGTCAATAATCTTCATGTCTGTTTCTTCGCAGCTGTCAAAAACTGCGCACGACTTAAGTAACATGGCGTCGATTTATATTGTCGATGTGGATAAAGCTCCTATTTACACAAGATACTTTGACATCAGCTACATCCCCTCCACCGTTTTCTTCTTCAACGGGCAGCACATGAAAGTAGATTATGGGTGAGTGGTGTGATGCGTATCTGTGCGGATGTAGATCAGATGTATACACTGCTTTGAAAGAGTCACTGTGATCTTGTGTAATTGATAATGGTCGTTAATTGTTTGCTTTACAGCTCCCCAGATCACACCAAGTTTGTTGGCAGTTTTAAGACGAAGCAAGATTTCATTGATCTGATCGAGGTGATCTACAGAGGAGCCATGCGAGGGAAAATGATCGTACAGAGCCCCATTGACCCTCAAAATATTCCTAAGTATGATCTCCTTTACCATGGGATTTAGAAGCAGAGCATTATTGTGTGGCTTTTGAGCCAGCCAATTTGCCTTTAACTTCATGTCCTCCAGCTGTTTAGATTGTTGTGTGTTTCGACctgtttttaattacatttttatgagtgacaattatttttatgttttcccATTGTAATGTTATAATATGTTATATGACTTATTCCCTGCAGTGTATTCTAGTTGAATGTTTTTTCTTGTGAAAATGTGCCATTTTGATGTTTCCCATGGAAACATGTGTAGGAGCAGGCGAGATCCAGCAGTTATCCAATGTACATGTTTTGCTGTAATAAAGTATTACATTTTCATTGTTGGTCATTTCTTTTGGAGTGATTACCACTGTCCTATCACAGCAACACTTGTTAAGTTTTCTGTGTAAAgttgttttgtgcttgtgtgggGTTCCTAAACTGCTGATTCACCGTACAGTCTAAAGACATGCATAGAAGTCTATGTGTTATTGATGTTATTGAATTGTGGCTTTTGCAGAGTGTACCCTTCCAATGTAGTACAATAAAGATCAAGGAAAATTCTAGCAGAGGTAGCAAAGGTAACATTAAAGATCTTTTCAGCTAATTTGGGCATTTGTCTCATATCTCAAGAGTTTGGAGCTACCTGGAAATATGGATCAAACATGCAAAGCCCATAATTGCATATTAAAGCAGGGTGTTGTGTTAGCATTTTTTGCTATCCATGGTTGTTTGCAGAAAAACCCTAGAAATTAGGCCTTTATTGTGAAAGCGCCTCTACGGGAAGTGTCTCTTCTTCTGCCGTAGAACCCGGAAGTAACCCATGGATAGCAGCGACCTTGTGCCGAGCATGGTGTACGTTAAAAATTGAGTAATTAACAAGAAATGCGTGTTTTTAAGGGACCACTGTGACAGACCGAGTGGCCTCTTCAACGCTAACATCATGATTTCCCTCATGAAGTCTGTCGTCGGCGGGCTGACCGCAATCTGTAGAGCCCACCAACATGGTAAGCTAATGTATACGCTACAGTGACATTAGTAACAGGTACagtttttaaagcatttttacATCAGTTAAAATGAAAGCATTAACAAAGGCATCTTTATATGATTTAAATatgtaaattatttttaaatgattaattATGAATAACAGTATTTAGAAGACAACACACTCAATAAAAAACTAATTGTGGATCAATAATGGTAAGGCCACAATGAAAGAGGTTTTTATGCAGGATGCATCGAGAGCCCGTTGTCAGTAAGATTACTCACAAGCAAACTGAAGGTAATCCTGCAAAATCTCATCACTGATAAACCATTTTTATGTGGAGAGAGAAAATATTGTCTTACATCTCTTAGGTTAAAAGCACATAAAATGAGCAactaattaaaatgtgtttgttgtctctgttgAATTTcccttgggataaataaagtatgtatgtatgtatctatctgtctatcctTCATAGGTCCTTTGTACAACCACTTAAAAGTCCTTGCTGCTGGGGTAAAGACATTTGAAATACCTCCAGACTACAGCGGtaatcatttattttgtattttcgtAGTTAACGCTTTTCTATATTTTACCATATAGGTGTTGTGATATGTCTACAGTAGAGGACAGGATATCAGTTCCTATATTTGATCTATTTTTGAATTAATTGTTCTTTGTTatgcctatttttttttttacctctgaaGGTGTGGTGCTGCCAGAGAAATCCAAACTGAAGTTTCTGAACAAAGTGCCTAATTTAAAAAAGGCCAGGAGACAGATGAAGAAGCTGTTGGACATCCAAGGCCCAGCAAAGGCAGCAAACACCTTCACTTCAGGACAGTATGCTATTGTGGTGAGACACATTCATTTTCTGCAGATACTGCTGTCTAGAAAAATGTGACAGCCAGCTAGATTTTTGAAGACATGATGTTGCTATCAGATATATTCATTTGTCTTTCACATTAAGCATCCTGTATCcatactgcagacacacaaagatgtcTAGTATACATGATCAATAGCATATGACTGAGGGAAATCATTCATTATCTTTCTACGTTTACATTTGGAGTGTGACTTAAATTGACTTTGCCTTTCTCCCCTCAGGCCATGGGAGGGGGCTACCTCCATTGGGGTCATTTAGAGATGATGCGCCTAACCATCAACCGTAAGATGGATCCAC
This portion of the Parambassis ranga chromosome 3, fParRan2.1, whole genome shotgun sequence genome encodes:
- the trmt10c gene encoding tRNA methyltransferase 10 homolog C, which codes for MLRFFTTQGFNVYWKCSHSVTSCLSMKHASSLLPVKSAFHHPVSILPRPFSTGSPVKKDVLQTNTDKSEEEEKLDVDRWKSIMRSQAPFEEKQVNDKVETSGDGDNQKEQGDDFKHASSPLEAMRDLVVMWRQAGRLVPQEIREEQLQELSKLTTKSSRKKYLKYLAIKEGHKLALKDKQQRKRAEREAATLKKTDDEEEGDDQRQLKNTFFLQFWSRSLDKLLAWRSAQAMTFGQPLVFDMSYDSSMARREIENTVSQLMEVEGWNRRATEPFHLHFCNLQPDGPYMKELLKRYGAETWDRLHITSTHHQHVDLFPQQQLVYLTADSPNVLRTFDHSKVYIIGALVDRSVHSGLSLANAKRLRLATARLPLDEFLDWETGGKNLTLDQMIRIMLTIKDTGKWEEALKFVPKRKHDGFYQQVTNTNNNRAAAITNHRPREGSNKLLKFGERNSERTFKNQSVYKPVKESGFNGRLSNRNDTQASTKVRTSLKNTVEARKHAGKHKLWYQEE
- the txnl4b gene encoding thioredoxin-like protein 4B, whose amino-acid sequence is MSLFLPKLKCKKDIDEVIKSVAEKVVVLRFGRDEDSVCLQLDEILSKTAHDLSNMASIYIVDVDKAPIYTRYFDISYIPSTVFFFNGQHMKVDYGSPDHTKFVGSFKTKQDFIDLIEVIYRGAMRGKMIVQSPIDPQNIPKYDLLYHGI